TCCTCACAAGCTATACCAAAATCAGCAATTTTCATGTGGAAGTCCTGATCAATAAGAACGTTCTCTGGTTTAAGATCGCGATGAATGACTCCTTGAGAATGAATGTATTCCATTCCACGAGCAACTTCGAGAGCAATAACAATTAACTTTTTCAATGGAAGAGACTTATGATCAAGCTTGTGCAAGTAGGCCCTTAATGAGCCCTCTGATAAATACTCTGTTATAACACAATAAACCGGTGGCTTTCTACATGCTGCTATAAACTGGTTATCAGATCAAGAGATAAAGTGAGAATCGAAACATGCGGTGCGAGCAACAAGCAAAAAAAATACTCTACTCAAGAATCATTCAAAGCAATTCTATACCTGAACAAGAAACATATAGGGAAAGGGAAAcatgaaaagaaagaagaatgaaaTACCTTTATAACGTTCTGATGGTGGAGTCGAGATAAAAGATTAACCTCTCTATCGAACTGTTTCTCTAACCTAGTAGCCAAGTCTCCATTGTCATCATCCGGTACCCTAATAATCTTAACTGCAACAGCTTCCTCCTTATATATGCCATGATAAAGCCTGCTATGCGCACCGTGTGCAAATCTAAGCCCGAGAAATAGCTGGGAAAGATCAACCGTGTGTTCATCAGCTGCATCTACCGCGTTAACCCGTCCTCCAGCATGGTCAAAATACTTGGTCCAAGCTGATTCTTTCATGCCCTTTGACCTATCTGAAACCTTCAAGGAACCCAAGTGCCTAAGGGGGCTTGAAATGGAAGACGGTGCAGGTGAACCGGATCGTTTTGTCTGGTGGATTCCTTGTGGAAAAACTTGCCCACACGTCGCTTCTCAGATTCTTTCCTTTGAGGATGTGGGGTTGAGGATCTCCTCCTCTCAGACTTTGCTTCCTTGAAAGTATCCGGCAGAACAGTCTGAGGGACAGGGGATACAGATCTTTGTTTGTTGGTGATCGGATTTGGCTGAATCTGTGGATCATTATGAACTGGTTTCTGAATAGAAGAAGCCACAGTTGACCTGGGTTTCGATCCTAAACTCCGGTCCTGGTTCCTGGCTGATTGTAAATTCAAAGGGAAAGAGCCCAATCTAGATGAGTCCAATCTATGGCAAACAGTGTGAGAGAACTTTGTTCTCCTGATCCAAGAATTTGCCTCTTCTGACATTTCTTATTTTCCCTGTAATTCACTCCAAATACTTGAAAACACTACAAAATCTCAAACCCAGagcttccttcttcttttttcctttctttttgtctTCCCTCGTTTACTTTCCTCTCTTCTTCGGAGAAGGGACAATCAAGAGATTGTTCCTGAAATAATTACTCCGAAACTAAAATTTCCAAGCTCATCAACAATTGACCactgaaaagaaaaatcaaacttTGGTCTCATTGGAAATCGAGAAACCAATCAAAGCCAAGAAGAAGAACCATCGAGAACGGGACTCTGATCAGCCAAGATCtcttctccattttcttttttcttttggaaaaGAGATAGAGATAAAGATAATCACTTGAAACCCATCCCCGATTGAAGGCCTTTTCTTTCAatctatcaatttttttttttttgaaaatttctctCTTTAGGCTTTAAAAGTCAAAACACCACCTTCCGCGAATGCCTGGAAAATCCCACAGAccaaataaacaagtcattaatccaacaaaaataaataaatttaaaagtaaaacaaaaaatatatatatatacatacttcattttattatagaaaataaagaaaaacccatGATTACAACCCCCGTTAAGGCATTAAGAAAAACAATCATTTATGTCAAAAAAACAATTATAAAccccatttaaaaaataaaaatagaaaaacccAGATTCACACATGATAAGATAAGCATAaagcaaattaaaaagaaaaaagaaaaagaggaacaAACTCAAAGTACTAAGAGCAGTACATATGATAACATAAACCAAAAAAGCATCCAAAGACAAGATCTTTACCATGAAGCTAAGAAGTACGTGGCTAATTAACGCAAGGTGGCATTTTTTCTGGGAgggttctttttctctttctttctttctttctttctttcaagttctaacctttttttctttcttttaacaaACCAAAGACGGGATCTTTTTGTGGGTAGATAAGAGGGGAAGCAACAGCACCAAAGTTAAAAccccaaaaataataaacaaaataaaaatctaGGAATTCACCTCCCCTGCAAAAGGGAAGTTTGGGGAAGGTATACGTATCGTATACGGAGATGGTTTTGGGACCGTAGATTCCGTGGACCCGATATTTTCGGTTGAATGAATACTGGAAGCAGTGGAGCCCAGTTGAGAGAGCAATGCTCCAGTGTGTGTGAGGACCACAAAACAGGAAAGTCAATATTTAAAAGGTGGAGcctttttgatttttcaaaaaaaaattatttatttttttcttaaagaaaGTATGGTGGAGAAATAAAGTGTCGCTTTCACGAAGAATGtgtattatgaaatttttataataatttattacagAGGCAACGGCAAAAGTAAAAGCTACAGATTTTcgaaacccaaaaaagaaaagaatacgGATGGGTGTTCGATGGTACGGTCCGCACGGATTTGTTGTGGTAAGTTTTTGGTGGCCACTACCTTCTTGttgtatacttatatatatatttgtatatgaaaattacaagagttaaattttataaatagattATCTGTAACGGTATGATAAGTTTAAccaataacatttttttaaaaataaaacatattccattttatggttaaaatatgtatttagtccttatatttctATGAGATTTGAGATTTAGCCTTTAtacttttaaaagataaaaatttaatctttttactttctcaatttaaaaatcatattcttATTGTTATTGTTGTTGGTAGTTAGTTAAAATCTATCAACTTATCTCATGCTTATTTTCCATTAATCATATGTCACGTTATATGGGGACAAACTAATTAATTGGTAAGTCGATAAATTTTGACGAAAAATAATAACAATGTTAATGATGTAGGAAAACTGAATTTTTAACTGATTAaagtccaaaattttataaaagcaTAAAGACTAACaacacatttaaaattttttttttaaaatttttagagaaaagttgtgaatgtatatattaaaaaaattgtgtttgtgGAAGTTATGTAGTTGGATTTTTGGTATTTGTTTTTTAAGATTCTTTTGTCTTTTTATCCAAATTTGATCGAGTCTTTATTT
The genomic region above belongs to Gossypium hirsutum isolate 1008001.06 chromosome D05, Gossypium_hirsutum_v2.1, whole genome shotgun sequence and contains:
- the LOC107905784 gene encoding LOW QUALITY PROTEIN: serine/threonine/tyrosine-protein kinase HT1 (The sequence of the model RefSeq protein was modified relative to this genomic sequence to represent the inferred CDS: deleted 2 bases in 1 codon), translating into MSEEANSWIRRTKFSHTVCHRLDSSRLGSFPLNLQSARNQDRSLGSKPRSTVASSIQKPVHNDPQIQPNPITNKQRSVSPVPQTVLPDTFKEAKSERRRSSTPHPQRKESEKRRVGKFFHKESTTKRSGSPAPSSISSPLRHLGSLKVSDRSKGMKESAWTKYFDHAGGRVNAVDAADEHTVDLSQLFLGLRFAHGAHSRLYHGIYKEEAVAVKIIRVPDDDNGDLATRLEKQFDREVNLLSRLHHQNVIKFIAACRKPPVYCVITEYLSEGSLRAYLHKLDHKSLPLKKLIVIALEVARGMEYIHSQGVIHRDLKPENVLIDQDFHMKIADFGIACEEAYCDLLADDPGTYRWMAPEMIKRKSYGRKVDVYSFGLMLWELVAGTIPYEDMNPIQAAFAVVNKNLRPAIPKDCPPAMRALIEQCWSLNPEKRPEFWQIVKVLEQFESSLNRDGTLDWVPNPNCQDHKKGLLHWVQKLSPTHNPHFHAYASSPMPKPKFS